The Planococcus versutus genome contains a region encoding:
- a CDS encoding ring-cleaving dioxygenase, translating to MKKTTGIHHITAIVGHPQENVDFYAGVLGLRLVKKTINFDDPGTYHLYFGNQGGEPGTIITFFPWANAFQGKIGAGQVGVISFVVPTGALSFWEKRLGKLNINFGKEQRFNETYVIFEDPHGLQLELVERQAGKQNDFAFGDVTPEVAIKGFAGATLLSARPEQTAKTLEEVMGLEKVGEEGDLIRFHSSSEIGNIIDLKATPLGRGEMGVGTVHHIAWRANDDQDQVEWQEFVRNQGFGVTEVKDRNYFNAIYFREHGEILFEIATDPPGFAHDESLETMGENLMLPPQYEQHREKVKESLIPFEVRSVDTTK from the coding sequence ATGAAAAAAACTACTGGAATTCACCATATAACAGCAATCGTAGGTCATCCGCAAGAAAACGTTGATTTTTATGCAGGTGTACTCGGTTTAAGATTAGTTAAAAAAACGATAAACTTCGATGACCCAGGAACATACCACTTGTACTTTGGAAACCAAGGCGGCGAACCTGGAACGATTATTACGTTTTTCCCGTGGGCAAATGCATTTCAAGGTAAAATTGGAGCAGGGCAAGTTGGCGTTATCTCGTTTGTTGTGCCAACTGGTGCATTGTCATTCTGGGAAAAACGTTTAGGAAAACTCAACATCAACTTTGGAAAAGAACAACGTTTTAACGAAACGTACGTTATATTTGAAGATCCTCACGGCTTACAACTTGAGTTGGTAGAACGACAAGCTGGAAAACAAAATGATTTTGCATTTGGAGATGTTACTCCAGAAGTCGCGATTAAAGGATTTGCAGGTGCCACTTTACTTTCGGCACGTCCAGAGCAAACGGCAAAAACGCTTGAAGAAGTGATGGGACTTGAGAAAGTTGGAGAAGAAGGCGACTTAATCCGTTTCCATTCTTCTAGTGAAATTGGCAATATCATCGACTTGAAAGCGACACCTCTTGGTCGCGGAGAAATGGGTGTTGGAACTGTGCACCACATTGCTTGGCGTGCAAATGACGATCAAGATCAAGTGGAATGGCAAGAATTTGTTCGCAACCAAGGATTTGGTGTAACTGAAGTAAAAGACCGCAATTATTTCAATGCCATTTACTTTAGAGAACACGGAGAAATCTTGTTTGAAATCGCAACAGATCCTCCAGGGTTTGCACACGATGAATCACTTGAAACAATGGGAGAAAACTTAATGTTGCCTCCACAATACGAGCAGCACCGTGAAAAAGTAAAAGAATCTCTTATCCCATTTGAAGTTCGTTCAGTTGATACAACAAAGTAA
- a CDS encoding ring-cleaving dioxygenase: MNELKGIHHVTAITSSAEKNYEFFTYVLGMRLVKKTVNQDDIQTYHLFFADDKGSAGTDMTFFDFPNIPKGTHGTNEIYKTAFRVPTDAALDYWIKRFEKYEVAHKGIQEVFGKKTISFVDFDDQQYMLISDETNEGVASGTPWQNGPVPLEFAITGLGPVHIRIADFDAFKEVLEKAMLMRQIAKEDSFYLFEIGEGGNGAQVIVEHNKLLPQGRQGFGTVHHAAFRVADRNVLEEWINHMQNQGFQTSGYVDRFFFESLYARVAPGVLFEWATDGPGFMGDESYETVGEKLSLPPFLEGERERIEKLVRPIDTVRSTRTFEKEYL, encoded by the coding sequence ATGAATGAACTAAAAGGAATTCACCACGTAACTGCTATTACAAGCTCTGCCGAGAAAAACTATGAATTTTTCACATACGTATTAGGGATGCGTTTAGTAAAGAAAACCGTTAACCAAGATGATATTCAAACGTATCACTTATTCTTTGCCGATGATAAAGGATCTGCTGGGACCGATATGACGTTCTTTGACTTCCCGAATATCCCGAAAGGAACGCATGGCACGAACGAAATTTACAAAACCGCATTCCGCGTACCAACAGATGCTGCACTCGACTACTGGATTAAACGTTTTGAAAAATACGAAGTTGCACACAAAGGTATTCAAGAAGTATTCGGTAAAAAAACCATTTCATTCGTTGATTTTGACGACCAGCAATACATGCTGATTTCAGATGAAACAAACGAGGGCGTAGCATCGGGTACACCGTGGCAAAACGGTCCGGTACCACTTGAGTTTGCGATTACAGGGTTAGGACCTGTTCATATCCGCATTGCAGACTTTGATGCATTCAAAGAAGTATTAGAAAAAGCGATGTTAATGCGTCAAATCGCTAAAGAAGACTCGTTCTATTTGTTTGAAATCGGAGAAGGCGGTAACGGCGCGCAAGTGATTGTTGAGCACAATAAATTATTGCCACAAGGTCGTCAAGGCTTTGGTACGGTTCACCACGCCGCATTCCGTGTAGCAGATCGAAACGTTTTAGAAGAGTGGATCAACCATATGCAAAACCAAGGGTTCCAAACTTCTGGTTATGTCGATCGTTTCTTCTTTGAATCGTTGTATGCACGCGTCGCACCAGGAGTTTTGTTCGAATGGGCAACAGATGGTCCAGGATTTATGGGCGATGAGTCATATGAAACAGTAGGAGAAAAATTATCTCTACCACCATTCTTAGAAGGTGAACGCGAGAGAATTGAAAAATTAGTTCGCCCAATTGACACAGTGCGCAGCACACGGACGTTTGAAAAAGAATATTTATAA
- a CDS encoding RNA polymerase sigma factor, which yields MTKAEKFKLIEKFIIENRESHYRLAYSYVRNKDTALDIVQDAILKALNSIDRLDDINLLKTWFYRIVINTSIDFIRKNKRSTVMDDELLKIHLPHLENELHDMDIQEAIEQLSPEDKTVIILRFFEDLKIDTIAEITEQNVNTVKSRLYSALKKLRIEIGGDLWS from the coding sequence ATGACAAAAGCAGAAAAATTTAAACTCATAGAGAAATTTATAATTGAAAATCGAGAATCGCATTACCGACTTGCTTATAGCTATGTAAGAAACAAAGATACAGCACTCGATATTGTGCAAGATGCTATTTTGAAAGCGCTCAACTCGATTGACCGCCTAGACGACATCAATTTATTGAAAACCTGGTTTTACCGAATTGTTATTAACACATCGATTGATTTTATTCGAAAAAATAAACGATCAACGGTGATGGATGATGAGCTGTTGAAAATCCATTTGCCTCATTTAGAAAATGAATTACATGATATGGATATACAAGAAGCCATTGAACAGCTTTCTCCAGAAGACAAAACAGTAATTATTCTCCGGTTTTTTGAGGATTTAAAAATCGATACCATAGCAGAAATAACCGAACAAAATGTTAATACGGTCAAATCCAGACTGTATAGTGCATTGAAAAAATTGCGTATTGAAATCGGAGGGGACCTTTGGTCATGA
- a CDS encoding alpha/beta hydrolase: MEHIFRKGTNPEKPVLLLLHGTGGNENSLLSLAPMIDSEASVLSVRGNVSEQGMPRFFRRLSEGVFDEEDLVFRTNELNEFLDEAATKYEFDRNNIVAIGYSNGANIAASLLYHFKNAITGAILHHPMVPLRNIELPDLSGRKVFIAAGTNDPISPVKEAEELHEMLKSAKASVEVHWENNGHQLTGSEVEAARQWYNDRF, from the coding sequence ATGGAACATATTTTTAGAAAAGGAACAAATCCAGAAAAACCGGTATTACTGTTATTACACGGAACAGGCGGAAATGAAAATTCACTCTTGTCACTTGCACCGATGATTGACTCAGAAGCATCTGTCCTTAGTGTACGAGGAAATGTTTCAGAACAAGGCATGCCTCGATTCTTCAGACGCTTAAGCGAAGGCGTATTTGATGAAGAGGATTTAGTATTCCGTACAAATGAACTCAATGAATTTTTAGATGAAGCGGCAACGAAATATGAATTTGACCGCAATAACATCGTCGCTATTGGCTATTCAAATGGTGCAAACATCGCAGCAAGTTTGTTATATCACTTTAAAAATGCAATAACAGGCGCTATTTTACATCACCCAATGGTGCCATTACGTAATATTGAACTGCCAGACCTTTCAGGAAGAAAAGTCTTTATTGCAGCCGGAACGAATGATCCGATTTCACCGGTAAAAGAAGCAGAAGAACTTCACGAAATGCTGAAATCTGCAAAAGCTTCTGTGGAAGTTCATTGGGAAAACAATGGCCACCAATTAACCGGAAGTGAAGTAGAAGCAGCAAGACAATGGTATAACGACAGATTTTAA
- a CDS encoding GNAT family N-acetyltransferase — protein MEIKAGENKFYIGNDPVEPDAEVHFVPTGPKLMIIDHTYVSESLRGQGVGEKLVKKAVDYARQEDIRIVPLCPFAKKEFSSHPEYEDVLAT, from the coding sequence ATGGAAATTAAAGCTGGGGAAAACAAATTTTATATTGGCAATGACCCGGTAGAGCCGGACGCTGAGGTTCATTTTGTACCGACAGGACCTAAACTAATGATTATTGATCACACATATGTTAGCGAGAGTTTACGAGGACAAGGTGTAGGTGAAAAGCTTGTGAAAAAAGCGGTAGATTATGCACGACAAGAAGATATACGAATTGTACCGCTGTGTCCGTTTGCTAAAAAAGAGTTTTCAAGTCATCCAGAATATGAAGATGTCTTAGCTACTTAA
- a CDS encoding DMT family transporter, whose protein sequence is MNINSQLKLYLIGIFCVTAWGSNFVFGSILVKQFDPGIIAVIRLVFILMFLYTVTHQQVRGTRFDKKGWLLLIAGGLIGVSFNQWSFYASLQYTEPVTASLILALSPIVTVALSAYYLKEKKQLMFWVGALVGLSGVWLVITQGTWFVPSIGLGELLIGGTMLSFSIFILLVQHMSKTMSVGAITWYTNLIGMIGLLPFVSWKSFPSALNVEWKYCVLLIITAVIMHGLCTYLWNGIIREAGASNISLLLNLEPFIAMIFSYILLKQIISAPQLIGGLIIITGILISLRTKSFRTIEKQ, encoded by the coding sequence ATGAACATAAATAGTCAATTGAAATTGTATTTAATCGGTATATTTTGTGTAACAGCGTGGGGCAGTAACTTCGTTTTTGGATCGATCTTGGTAAAGCAATTTGACCCTGGAATCATTGCAGTTATTCGCTTAGTATTTATTTTAATGTTCTTGTATACCGTAACACATCAGCAAGTGCGTGGGACGAGGTTTGATAAAAAAGGATGGCTGCTCCTGATTGCAGGAGGATTAATCGGAGTTTCATTTAATCAATGGAGCTTTTACGCTAGCTTACAGTACACAGAACCTGTAACAGCTTCGCTTATTTTAGCGCTTTCGCCTATCGTAACGGTCGCATTATCTGCTTACTATTTAAAAGAGAAAAAGCAATTAATGTTTTGGGTAGGCGCTTTAGTAGGTTTATCTGGTGTTTGGCTCGTCATTACACAAGGTACATGGTTTGTACCATCAATTGGGCTAGGCGAGTTACTTATCGGAGGGACGATGTTATCGTTTTCTATATTTATCTTACTCGTTCAACATATGTCTAAAACAATGAGTGTTGGCGCGATAACGTGGTATACCAACTTAATCGGAATGATTGGGTTGTTGCCGTTTGTTTCGTGGAAATCTTTTCCTTCAGCGCTGAATGTGGAATGGAAATATTGTGTCTTGCTAATCATTACGGCAGTTATTATGCACGGCTTATGTACGTATTTATGGAACGGGATTATTCGAGAGGCAGGAGCATCAAATATTTCGCTCCTATTAAATTTAGAGCCTTTTATAGCCATGATCTTCAGTTATATTTTATTGAAACAGATCATCAGTGCACCACAGCTTATAGGTGGATTGATTATCATTACTGGAATTCTAATCTCTTTACGAACAAAATCTTTTCGCACCATCGAAAAGCAATGA
- a CDS encoding NADPH-dependent FMN reductase: MTNLNIGIILGSTREGRLSPQVGNWVKELADKRGDANYTVIDIADYKLPLLGEEGTDASGAVAWSEAIAKQDGFVFITQEYNHSITGSLKNALDYLRAEWNNKAAGIVSYGSVGGARAAEHLRGILGELSVADVRVHPALSLFTDFENGSTLKAAPVQADSVNQMLDQVIPWATALKTIR; this comes from the coding sequence ATGACAAACTTAAACATCGGTATAATTTTAGGATCAACACGTGAAGGGCGCTTAAGCCCGCAAGTAGGAAACTGGGTAAAAGAATTAGCAGACAAACGCGGAGACGCGAACTATACAGTGATTGACATTGCAGATTACAAATTGCCATTGCTTGGAGAAGAAGGTACAGATGCATCAGGAGCTGTCGCATGGTCAGAAGCGATTGCAAAACAAGATGGCTTTGTCTTTATTACACAAGAATACAACCATTCCATTACGGGATCGTTGAAAAATGCGTTGGATTATTTGCGTGCAGAATGGAATAACAAGGCAGCCGGAATTGTTTCGTATGGTTCAGTCGGTGGCGCTCGTGCAGCAGAACATTTACGTGGCATTTTAGGCGAACTGTCGGTAGCAGATGTACGTGTACACCCAGCGTTATCATTATTCACTGACTTTGAAAACGGCTCAACATTAAAAGCGGCACCGGTTCAAGCAGACTCAGTGAACCAAATGTTAGACCAAGTGATTCCTTGGGCAACAGCGTTGAAAACAATTCGTTAA
- a CDS encoding DUF5996 family protein, which translates to MKVDIIKHSEWADTKFTLHLISQILGKIKLVTAHKEPQWAHVMLPLTPNGFTTGLLFAEDDLLQLEVDVINSLISVNVNGATENIAIETSKSIKDYFDEIFHSIHSRGVDVTINLKPQEMAYKKLLNEDDTPLTFNQKDAVRGLKLFQLALHEQMKFIAPMRSRKVKPALFWGTFDVAMLVLHGIMEEFPEDRVIEKAAFDEHMIEYGFWLGDDNVDTPSFFVLPYPFVNKDLNHTSIKPEEAYYDANLSEYFLDLESVMKSENPSKTVQEFFQSTFDVLKVELEWDDCSHYFIPLKMN; encoded by the coding sequence ATGAAAGTAGATATTATTAAGCATTCTGAATGGGCAGATACAAAATTTACATTACATTTAATCTCTCAAATTTTAGGGAAGATTAAATTAGTAACGGCTCACAAAGAACCGCAATGGGCACATGTCATGCTTCCGTTAACACCCAATGGGTTTACAACGGGTTTGTTATTTGCAGAAGATGATCTTTTGCAGCTTGAAGTAGATGTCATAAATAGTTTAATCTCTGTCAATGTCAATGGAGCAACTGAAAACATTGCAATTGAAACGTCAAAATCTATTAAAGATTATTTTGACGAAATTTTTCATAGCATCCATTCAAGAGGAGTAGATGTAACAATTAATCTGAAACCTCAAGAAATGGCGTACAAAAAATTATTAAACGAGGATGATACGCCATTAACTTTTAATCAGAAAGATGCGGTAAGGGGATTAAAACTATTTCAATTAGCGCTGCACGAACAAATGAAGTTTATTGCTCCTATGCGCAGCCGCAAAGTGAAACCGGCACTTTTTTGGGGAACGTTTGATGTCGCAATGCTTGTTTTGCACGGAATTATGGAAGAGTTTCCTGAAGATCGCGTTATAGAAAAAGCGGCATTTGATGAGCATATGATTGAGTATGGGTTTTGGCTAGGCGATGATAATGTAGACACACCTTCTTTCTTTGTGTTGCCTTATCCATTTGTCAACAAAGATTTAAATCATACTTCTATAAAGCCGGAAGAAGCCTATTACGATGCGAATTTAAGCGAATATTTTTTAGATCTTGAAAGTGTCATGAAATCGGAAAATCCGAGCAAGACAGTTCAAGAATTTTTCCAATCAACTTTTGATGTCTTAAAAGTTGAGTTGGAATGGGACGATTGTTCCCATTACTTTATACCATTGAAAATGAATTAG
- a CDS encoding flavin reductase family protein, with translation MISINPKENSERDNYKLLIGSIIPRPIAFITTQSESGVVNGAPFSYFNIVSSNPPMVSVAIQRPTGELKDTARNIYDSDEFVVHIVDDENVAKINETAASLPPSESEIEKADLTLIPSKEISVPGVKEAKVRMECRLVQAIPLGGDGPGSDLFIGEVIQFHVDEEIYESGRIDPRGLGAVSRLAGTNYAHIGEIFSIERPK, from the coding sequence ATGATTTCGATCAATCCGAAAGAAAATAGCGAGCGAGACAATTACAAATTATTAATTGGTTCGATTATTCCGCGGCCAATTGCATTTATCACCACACAATCTGAATCAGGTGTTGTTAACGGAGCACCATTTAGTTATTTCAACATCGTCTCTTCAAATCCACCAATGGTTTCTGTAGCAATACAACGACCAACGGGTGAATTGAAAGACACGGCGCGAAATATTTATGATTCAGACGAATTCGTTGTGCATATTGTAGATGATGAAAACGTTGCAAAAATCAATGAAACAGCAGCATCTTTGCCACCGTCAGAAAGTGAAATAGAAAAAGCTGATTTAACACTCATTCCAAGTAAAGAAATTTCGGTACCTGGTGTAAAAGAAGCGAAAGTGCGTATGGAATGTCGTTTAGTACAAGCCATCCCATTAGGTGGAGATGGACCTGGTAGTGATTTGTTTATTGGAGAAGTTATTCAATTTCACGTGGATGAAGAAATATATGAAAGTGGTCGCATTGATCCTAGAGGATTAGGGGCAGTTAGCCGTTTAGCAGGTACAAATTATGCGCATATAGGCGAAATCTTTTCAATCGAAAGACCAAAATAA
- a CDS encoding MarR family winged helix-turn-helix transcriptional regulator — protein sequence MELSNINLKALTVLIRATDALHEVIKKDVAQYGLNPTEFSVLELLYHQGSQPIQLIGKKALIANSITYVIDKLEAKNYVVRNACSTDRRVTFVELTEEGQDLMKKIFPDHEKAINEVFQNIEPSEVAILIESVKKIGYQAVKF from the coding sequence ATGGAATTGTCGAATATCAATTTAAAAGCTTTAACTGTTTTAATACGGGCAACAGATGCTCTTCATGAAGTTATAAAAAAGGATGTTGCCCAGTATGGTTTGAACCCAACCGAATTTTCGGTATTGGAGTTACTGTACCACCAGGGAAGTCAGCCAATACAACTTATTGGTAAAAAAGCATTGATTGCCAACAGTATCACTTATGTTATTGATAAACTGGAAGCAAAAAATTATGTTGTTCGAAATGCATGTTCTACTGATCGACGTGTAACGTTCGTCGAGCTGACAGAAGAAGGACAAGATTTAATGAAGAAAATATTCCCGGATCACGAAAAAGCTATCAATGAAGTATTTCAAAACATTGAACCATCTGAAGTAGCAATATTAATTGAAAGTGTTAAGAAAATTGGTTATCAGGCAGTAAAATTTTAA
- a CDS encoding RsiV family protein, with protein MKKLEKLKKDYDEIEIPSELEGLVKDSIRQAKLAQKKPKRVKKWSLASAAAAAIFVGSINVSPAWAQSMSSIPGLGAIVEVFTVQKVAIDEETYQANLTTPAIEGLENSELQNSLNEKYIEENKVLLEQFEQEIAGMKEIGEGHLGIDTGYEVITDTEQLLSIARYEVEIGGSASMTMKYDTVDKENSVLITLPSLFKDDQYIDVISSYISAEMKRQMAVDEEISYFTSDGITSEFSTIKPDQKFYITPTNKLIIAFDEYEVAAGYMGVVTFEIPTNILKDLLVSDRYIN; from the coding sequence ATGAAAAAACTTGAGAAATTAAAAAAAGACTATGATGAAATTGAAATTCCATCAGAACTAGAAGGTCTTGTAAAAGATTCGATAAGACAAGCAAAACTAGCACAGAAAAAGCCAAAGCGTGTAAAAAAATGGTCTCTCGCTTCAGCTGCAGCAGCGGCAATATTTGTTGGGAGCATCAATGTAAGTCCAGCATGGGCACAATCGATGTCATCGATTCCTGGACTTGGCGCGATTGTGGAAGTCTTCACTGTTCAAAAAGTAGCAATAGATGAAGAAACCTACCAAGCAAATCTTACGACCCCTGCGATTGAAGGCTTAGAAAACAGTGAGTTACAAAATTCGTTAAATGAAAAATACATTGAGGAAAATAAAGTGCTGTTAGAACAATTTGAACAAGAAATTGCGGGCATGAAAGAGATTGGCGAGGGTCACCTTGGAATTGATACAGGATATGAAGTCATCACTGACACAGAGCAATTGCTGTCTATTGCGCGTTATGAAGTTGAAATTGGTGGTTCGGCTTCGATGACGATGAAGTATGACACCGTTGATAAAGAAAATAGTGTATTAATCACATTGCCAAGTCTTTTCAAAGACGACCAGTATATTGACGTGATTAGTTCATATATTTCAGCTGAGATGAAGCGACAAATGGCTGTGGATGAAGAAATTTCTTATTTTACTTCAGACGGTATAACATCAGAATTTAGCACAATTAAACCGGATCAAAAATTTTATATCACCCCAACAAATAAGTTGATAATTGCATTTGATGAATACGAAGTGGCAGCGGGGTATATGGGAGTTGTAACTTTTGAAATCCCAACAAACATATTGAAAGACTTGTTGGTAAGTGATCGATACATCAACTAG
- a CDS encoding VOC family protein: MNKIEGHHHISMVTKKGHETDHFYREILGLRRVKKTVNQEDPSMYHLFYGDLTGSAGTELSFFEILMVGRTKRGTNAITRIGLLVPSYDSLLYWKKRFESLEVQHGEITKYAGREALYFEDGEGLRLVLLNNNGEDVPDHWQEWQESELPTEHRILGMGAVETTVQSKQSLANVLTDLLGYELALEQDHEAVYQSIKGRAFGEIVIIEQDGPKEKPGKGSIHHLAIRVKDGEELREWEQKIKEYGLEVTKIIDRYYFESLYFRDENGILFEMATDGPGFTIDSTIELLGKNLDLPPFLEDRRAEIEEMLEPIE; encoded by the coding sequence ATGAATAAAATTGAAGGGCATCATCATATTTCAATGGTTACTAAAAAAGGACATGAAACAGATCATTTTTACCGGGAAATATTAGGGCTTCGCCGAGTGAAAAAGACGGTTAACCAGGAAGACCCAAGTATGTATCATTTATTTTATGGTGACTTGACGGGAAGTGCCGGTACCGAACTCTCTTTCTTTGAAATTCTGATGGTTGGTAGAACGAAACGCGGAACAAATGCGATCACACGCATTGGATTGCTTGTTCCGTCTTATGACAGTTTACTGTATTGGAAGAAAAGATTTGAATCACTAGAAGTACAGCATGGAGAAATCACCAAATATGCTGGTCGAGAAGCGCTTTATTTTGAAGATGGCGAAGGATTGCGACTCGTTTTATTAAACAATAATGGTGAAGACGTCCCAGACCATTGGCAAGAATGGCAAGAGTCAGAGCTTCCTACTGAACACCGAATATTAGGAATGGGTGCAGTGGAAACGACGGTTCAGTCAAAACAAAGTTTGGCGAACGTATTAACAGACTTATTGGGCTACGAACTTGCTTTAGAACAAGATCATGAAGCTGTTTATCAATCCATTAAAGGACGAGCATTTGGAGAAATCGTAATTATTGAACAAGATGGGCCAAAAGAAAAGCCTGGAAAAGGGAGTATTCATCACTTGGCGATTCGCGTGAAAGACGGCGAGGAACTAAGAGAATGGGAACAAAAGATTAAAGAGTATGGTTTAGAAGTCACGAAAATAATCGACCGTTATTATTTTGAGAGTTTGTATTTCAGAGATGAAAACGGAATATTGTTTGAGATGGCAACAGACGGACCTGGTTTTACAATCGATTCAACAATCGAGTTGTTAGGAAAAAATCTGGACTTACCACCTTTTCTAGAAGATAGAAGAGCTGAAATTGAAGAAATGTTAGAACCAATTGAATAA
- a CDS encoding polysaccharide deacetylase family protein: protein MNRKNQKRRSFWINALLIFFIGVLTVSTFSLITMATKKENASTSEATKVTVPTKIMFNTADSDVPSIKIITETSTNAAAPFVLQYPQTEHSTHNKAVFQYIKRAKEDYLTKTQNGKVEGDLTISYEIIPHSSKNYSIVLTTNRVIGDASEQQGVESFHWNLETGESFTISDILSNDSKHLMVLSTLVRHDLYNNSTVTKEFFQEKIRVETEPIWAKFERFAVTDEAITFYFGESEEGIGIGNPLVATVPLTTINELLAEPFQLPKEEKEEGMTQAPGETTKKVALTFDDGPNPKTTMQILETLDKYDAQATFFMLGNMVKAYPEIAKKVQEEGHEIGNHSWNHPDLTKQSTEKVQSEIRDTNIIIEMVTGEKPTSFRPPYGAVNAAVRQQTNLPIVLWNVDTLDWKDRDAYQLLVNVKRDVKNGSTVLMHDIHQSTADGLDAVLAYLQSEGYTFVKASDL, encoded by the coding sequence GTGAACAGAAAAAATCAAAAACGTCGTTCTTTTTGGATAAATGCTTTATTAATCTTTTTTATAGGGGTACTCACAGTTTCTACATTTAGTTTAATCACAATGGCTACAAAGAAAGAAAATGCCTCAACATCTGAAGCAACTAAAGTAACGGTACCAACTAAAATTATGTTTAATACAGCTGACTCTGATGTTCCAAGTATAAAAATTATTACGGAAACGTCAACTAATGCAGCGGCTCCTTTTGTTCTTCAATATCCACAAACTGAACATAGCACTCATAATAAAGCTGTTTTTCAATACATAAAAAGAGCGAAAGAAGATTATTTAACGAAAACACAGAATGGCAAAGTCGAAGGAGATTTGACGATTTCTTATGAAATCATCCCTCATTCTTCAAAAAATTATTCAATTGTGCTAACAACCAATCGAGTGATTGGAGATGCTAGTGAACAGCAAGGAGTAGAATCATTTCATTGGAATCTTGAAACAGGTGAAAGTTTCACCATTTCGGATATCCTCAGCAATGATTCAAAACATTTAATGGTTTTATCTACGTTAGTACGTCACGATCTATATAATAATTCAACTGTGACTAAAGAGTTTTTCCAAGAGAAAATTCGTGTAGAGACAGAACCAATTTGGGCAAAATTTGAACGATTTGCAGTTACAGATGAAGCTATCACGTTTTATTTCGGTGAATCTGAAGAAGGGATAGGCATTGGTAATCCTCTAGTTGCAACCGTTCCATTAACTACTATTAATGAGTTACTGGCTGAGCCATTCCAATTACCGAAAGAAGAGAAGGAAGAGGGAATGACACAAGCACCTGGCGAGACAACGAAGAAAGTCGCTTTAACATTTGACGATGGACCCAATCCAAAAACAACTATGCAAATACTCGAGACATTAGATAAATATGATGCTCAGGCCACGTTTTTTATGTTAGGAAATATGGTAAAAGCCTATCCTGAAATCGCGAAAAAAGTTCAAGAAGAAGGTCATGAAATTGGTAATCATTCGTGGAACCATCCGGATTTAACAAAGCAAAGTACAGAAAAGGTACAAAGTGAAATCAGAGACACGAACATAATTATTGAAATGGTTACAGGTGAAAAACCAACTAGCTTCAGACCGCCATACGGAGCAGTAAATGCGGCTGTTCGCCAACAAACAAATTTACCTATAGTTTTGTGGAACGTGGATACGCTCGATTGGAAAGATCGTGATGCCTATCAATTACTGGTTAATGTGAAACGTGATGTGAAAAATGGCAGTACAGTCCTTATGCACGATATCCACCAATCAACAGCAGACGGCCTTGATGCAGTATTAGCTTATTTACAAAGTGAAGGCTACACATTTGTAAAAGCTTCCGATTTATAA